One window from the genome of Asterias rubens chromosome 11, eAstRub1.3, whole genome shotgun sequence encodes:
- the LOC117296826 gene encoding E3 ubiquitin-protein ligase parkin-like isoform X2 — protein MFEVLVKFEGESLTVSVDASWTVDRLKIEFTRCLAAVPAAAAVPVVGDSAESTASATTGSMTSATAGVGALDHSEDCELQETSTLFVTRRRRFTLEPNCSKERYANIPTQGAALDETYTSLQTHLDLEPHIKPLGNANYATEGGRLATAQQSGDATRKTPKLYVYCKTPCQSVQPGKLRVCCSTCKGGIFIVQQDPTCWDDVLKPYRIFGRCQTEGCSGTIAEFYFKCGSHPTADNDRAAALYLIKSNTRDVVCLTCGDIHDPVLVFPCAGGHTICLDCFASYCQVRLDDRQFVLADEEFGYTLPCPVGCPASLIKENHHFRVLGSEQYARYQRFGAEECLLQNDGVLCPSPGCGAGLLPDFGSRRVECVQQAGQGCGFVFCRQCRNAYHSGDCETSATQTVIDGGGGAYAVSSERAAQALWEHDQSKETIRQLTKQCPNCKAPTEKNGGCMHMICPIQQCKFEWCWVCSIEWNHQCMADHWFDVNLPLV, from the exons ATGTTTGAAGTTTTAGTGAAATTTGAGGGGGAGAGTTTGACTGTATCGGTTGATGCGTCGTGGACGGTAGATCGACTGAAAATAGAGTTTACCCGCTGCCTGGCGGCAGtgccagcagcagcagcagtgcCAGTGGTGGGAGATTCTGCTGAGTCCACTGCCAGTGCCACCACCGGTAGTATGACCAGTGCCACTGCTGGTGTTGGAGCTCTTGACCATTCTGAG GATTGTGAGCTGCAGGAGACAAGCACTTTGTTTGTAACAAGGAGGAGACGTTTTACACTTGAACCAAACTGCAGCAAAGAACGATATGCTAATATACCGACCCAGGGAGCAGCGTTAGATGAGACGTATACCTCTCTGCAAACTCATCTTGATTTGGAACCACATATTAAGCCACTAGGGAATGCAAATTATGCCACAGAGGGTGGCCGGCTTGCTACGGCACAACAATCGGGCGATG CCACTAGGAAGACGCCTAAGCTCTATGTTTATTGCAAGACTCCTTGTCAATCTGTACAGCCAGGAAAGCTACGTGTGTGCTGCAGTACATGTAAGGGAGGGATCTTTATAGTCCAACAG GATCCAACGTGCTGGGATGATGTATTGAAGCCCTATAGGATCTTTGGAAGATGCCAAACAGAGGGATGTTCTGGAACAATAGCT gAATTTTACTTCAAGTGTGGCAGTCACCCGACTGCAGATAATGACAGAGCTGCTGCTTTATATCTGATCAAGTCCAACACAAGAGACGTAGTTTGTCTAACATGTGGAGATATCCA TGATCCAGTACTAGTCTTCCCATGTGCTGGTGGACATACCATCTGTCTGGATTGCTTTGCTTCATATTGCCAGGTGCGACTAGATGACAGGCAGTTTGTCTTGGCTGATGAGGAATTTGGCTATACACTGCCATGCCCAG TTGGCTGTCCAGCATCACTGATTAAAGAAAACCATCACTTCAGAGTGCTCGGAAGTGAACAG TATGCTAGGTACCAACGGTTTGGGGCTGAGGAGTGTCTGCTTCAGAATGATGGTGTGCTGTGTCCTTCACCAGGTTGTGGGGCTGGACTGCTACCAGACTTTGGATCGAGGAGGGTGGAATGTGTACAACAAGCTGGGCAAGGATGTGGG TTTGTCTTTTGTCGCCAATGTCGAAATGCATACCACAGCGGTGACTGTGAGACATCAGCAACACAAACTGTGATAGATGGAGGTGGGGGAGCATACGCAGTCAGCAGTGAGAGGGCTGCCCAGGCATTATGGGAGCATGACCAAAGTAAAGAGACAATCAGACAATTAACAAAGCAATGTCCAAACTGTAAGGCACCAACAGAGAAAAATG
- the LOC117296826 gene encoding E3 ubiquitin-protein ligase parkin-like isoform X1, whose amino-acid sequence MFEVLVKFEGESLTVSVDASWTVDRLKIEFTRCLAAVPAAAAVPVVGDSAESTASATTGSMTSATAGVGALDHSEVQVIFCGKNLSDGMKLQDCELQETSTLFVTRRRRFTLEPNCSKERYANIPTQGAALDETYTSLQTHLDLEPHIKPLGNANYATEGGRLATAQQSGDATRKTPKLYVYCKTPCQSVQPGKLRVCCSTCKGGIFIVQQDPTCWDDVLKPYRIFGRCQTEGCSGTIAEFYFKCGSHPTADNDRAAALYLIKSNTRDVVCLTCGDIHDPVLVFPCAGGHTICLDCFASYCQVRLDDRQFVLADEEFGYTLPCPVGCPASLIKENHHFRVLGSEQYARYQRFGAEECLLQNDGVLCPSPGCGAGLLPDFGSRRVECVQQAGQGCGFVFCRQCRNAYHSGDCETSATQTVIDGGGGAYAVSSERAAQALWEHDQSKETIRQLTKQCPNCKAPTEKNGGCMHMICPIQQCKFEWCWVCSIEWNHQCMADHWFDVNLPLV is encoded by the exons ATGTTTGAAGTTTTAGTGAAATTTGAGGGGGAGAGTTTGACTGTATCGGTTGATGCGTCGTGGACGGTAGATCGACTGAAAATAGAGTTTACCCGCTGCCTGGCGGCAGtgccagcagcagcagcagtgcCAGTGGTGGGAGATTCTGCTGAGTCCACTGCCAGTGCCACCACCGGTAGTATGACCAGTGCCACTGCTGGTGTTGGAGCTCTTGACCATTCTGAGGTTCAGGTCATTTTTTGTGGTAAAAATCTGTCTGATGGGATGAAATTACAG GATTGTGAGCTGCAGGAGACAAGCACTTTGTTTGTAACAAGGAGGAGACGTTTTACACTTGAACCAAACTGCAGCAAAGAACGATATGCTAATATACCGACCCAGGGAGCAGCGTTAGATGAGACGTATACCTCTCTGCAAACTCATCTTGATTTGGAACCACATATTAAGCCACTAGGGAATGCAAATTATGCCACAGAGGGTGGCCGGCTTGCTACGGCACAACAATCGGGCGATG CCACTAGGAAGACGCCTAAGCTCTATGTTTATTGCAAGACTCCTTGTCAATCTGTACAGCCAGGAAAGCTACGTGTGTGCTGCAGTACATGTAAGGGAGGGATCTTTATAGTCCAACAG GATCCAACGTGCTGGGATGATGTATTGAAGCCCTATAGGATCTTTGGAAGATGCCAAACAGAGGGATGTTCTGGAACAATAGCT gAATTTTACTTCAAGTGTGGCAGTCACCCGACTGCAGATAATGACAGAGCTGCTGCTTTATATCTGATCAAGTCCAACACAAGAGACGTAGTTTGTCTAACATGTGGAGATATCCA TGATCCAGTACTAGTCTTCCCATGTGCTGGTGGACATACCATCTGTCTGGATTGCTTTGCTTCATATTGCCAGGTGCGACTAGATGACAGGCAGTTTGTCTTGGCTGATGAGGAATTTGGCTATACACTGCCATGCCCAG TTGGCTGTCCAGCATCACTGATTAAAGAAAACCATCACTTCAGAGTGCTCGGAAGTGAACAG TATGCTAGGTACCAACGGTTTGGGGCTGAGGAGTGTCTGCTTCAGAATGATGGTGTGCTGTGTCCTTCACCAGGTTGTGGGGCTGGACTGCTACCAGACTTTGGATCGAGGAGGGTGGAATGTGTACAACAAGCTGGGCAAGGATGTGGG TTTGTCTTTTGTCGCCAATGTCGAAATGCATACCACAGCGGTGACTGTGAGACATCAGCAACACAAACTGTGATAGATGGAGGTGGGGGAGCATACGCAGTCAGCAGTGAGAGGGCTGCCCAGGCATTATGGGAGCATGACCAAAGTAAAGAGACAATCAGACAATTAACAAAGCAATGTCCAAACTGTAAGGCACCAACAGAGAAAAATG
- the LOC117296742 gene encoding monocarboxylate transporter 5-like — protein MIRFFYCQSAGPVAGASCSKFGSRATAMIGGVLTTTGMLISSQATDILFLIFSLGIFTGIGISLSFNPVFVSLGMYFNKRLKLAFGLAATGVATGQLVFPPLYNYLIDQYGWRGSMMILAAVTFHSVAAGALIRPLKTRKVKGSSKNKRLSTKSNNIKLEETHFGNLNNNEGKDEVGTDGHLKINSSLETPAAHGLDTDEVFMTRNDVPSDNKDDSHSLVSSLEVGFSAMENRYWNNFIIAKLEHSHEERFVNAAQDSFTQLPKYVPFCSRVRIHLRKTPTFINKYFCLSSLLCNRMFVIEMIISALHGYGWASTTYHTVARAESVGIGTDAAALLLTFVGVGSLIGRINIGWILDKNFLRVEFSYCWALFICSISTYVTPIVVGYWLLSVMYILQGMSCGAAMVMIMLLPRIFVKPEEITASMALVMFAWGIGEISGGFMAGYFYDSLGSYDYSFYAAGTAMAIASLLTLVLYFLQRAIEKRRHSPAKDDNVDFVEAGLNTMDAEDEDTKASFEDGGVGNPSFFTTEHLALGNVQYGYEKSGTILSERKKTSEDNECTNLKSYLGKIVPEEKVREVEIVCSYSQDESDELDSTNLTMCVKDVTIEIGSEYDFVEDRSCHNDNNCAQSDDTIHSTHKPKLEIENNTDNTLPTKESNCSQGLSFYGKDLSQSSTKSDSELSEDSGIDNPMYSSDFPKEQNATIITQT, from the exons ATGATAAGGTTTTTTTATTGCCAGTCTGCAG GTCCGGTGGCAGGCGCATCTTGTTCCAAATTTGGTTCCCGTGCAACGGCAATGATTGGCGGCGTTTTGACAACAACAGGGATGCTCATTTCCTCACAAGCTACGGACATCCTATTCCTCATCTTTAGTCTTGGTATTTTTACCG GAATTGGAATAAGTCTGTCCTTCAACCCGGTTTTCGTCTCACTTGGGATGTACTTCAATAAACGGCTGAAATTAGCGTTTGGCTTGGCAGCAACTGGTGTGGCTACTGGGCAACTGGTGTTTCCACCTTTATATAACTATCTTATTGACCAATACGGATGGAGAGGGTCTATGATGATTTTAGCCGCTGTGACGTTTCACTCAGTTGCTGCTGGCGCCCTCATCCGACCACTGAAGACCAGAAAAGTTAAAGGATCATCTAAAAACAAACGACTTTCAACTAAATCTAATAATATTAAACTTGAGGAGACCCACTTTGGTAATCTAAATAACAATGAGGGGAAAGATGAAGTTGGAACCGACGGTCATTTAAAGATCAATTCCTCACTCGAAACACCTGCTGCACATGGATTAGACACAGATGAAGTTTTCATGACAAGAAATGATGTCCCGAGTGACAATAAGGACGACTCACACTCTTTGGTCTCTAGTTTAGAGGTAGGATTTTCTGCCATGGAGAATAGATACTGGAACAACTTCATCATAGCAAAACTAGAACATTCACACGAGGAGCGGTTTGTGAATGCCGCACAGGACTCCTTCACCCAATTACCAAAATATGTGCCTTTCTGCAGTCGAGTAAGGATACATCTCAGGAAAACTCCGACATTCATAAACAAATACTTTTGTCTTTCAAGTCTCCTCTGTAATCGCATGTTTGTTATTGAAATGATTATTTCTGCATTGCATGGTTATGGATGGGCTTCGACTACATATCACACGGTTGCACGAGCTGAGTCTGTTGGGATTGGAACCGATGCAGCTGCATTGCTTCTAACATTTGTAGGAGTTGGCAGCTTAATTGGCAGGATCAACATCGGCTGGATACTGGACAAGAATTTCCTTCGGGTCGAATTCAGTTACTGCTGGGCTTTATTCATCTGCTCTATATCAACTTATGTTACGCCGATTGTTGTAGGATACTGGCTGTTATCAGTGATGTATATACTTCAAGGGATGTCTTGTGGTGCAGCAATGGTTATGATCATGCTGCTCCCTCGAATTTTCGTGAAACCAGAGGAAATCACTGCGTCCATGGCATTGGTGATGTTCGCTTGGGGTATTGGCGAAATATCTGGTGGCTTTATGGCAG GGTATTTTTATGACTCGCTTGGAAGTTACGACTACTCATTTTATGCCGCTGGAACAGCAATGGCCATCGCATCATTGCTGACACTTGTTTTATACTTCTTGCAAAGAGCGATTGAAAAAAGACGTCACTCACCAGCAAAAGATGACAACGTCGACTTTGTCGAAGCTGGATTGAACACGATGGATGCCGAAGATGAAGATACCAAAGCGAGTTTCGAGGATGGAGGTGTTGGTAATCCAAGTTTCTTCACCACAGAACATTTGGCTTTGGGAAATGTACAGTATGGATATGAAAAAAGTGGAACAATTTTGTCTGAGCGTAAAAAAACGAGCGAAGATAATGAATGTACAAATCTGAAAAGTTACCTTGGCAAGATAGTGCCTGAAGAGAAAGTGAGagaagttgaaatagtttgttcTTACAGTCAAGATGAGTCTGACGAACTAGACAGTACCAACTTAACTATGTGTGTTAAAGATGTGACCATTGAAATAGGTTCAGAATATGATTTTGTTGAAGACAGAAGTTGTCACAATGATAACAATTGTGCGCAGAGTGATGATACCATACACTCGACTCATAAACCTAaacttgaaattgaaaataatacTGACAACACACTGCCTACCAAAGAGTCTAATTGCTCACAAGGCTTAAGCTTTTATGGAAAAGATCTGTCACAATCTTCAACAAAATCAGATTCTGAACTAAGTGAGGATTCAGGCATTGATAACCCCATGTACTCTTCGGATTTTCCAAAAGAACAGAACGCTACTATAATAACGCAaacttaa